A region from the Salidesulfovibrio onnuriiensis genome encodes:
- a CDS encoding glycosyltransferase family 2 protein codes for MSASGPLTSFWDALPEPLRAKLRLGCTGKLHLLDMAGWCLRSGAAALRPLAADFLQTALGENPLDGAMAHELLGLEPVRAVLPQPTLETLRALADNWRRPDDLSAYDALRAGRDFSRIREAIDQNLERAPGNLFWREQALFMGMVDGDPEWTASRLDMDGPEGAQPIFNNIRALFGRLRRECYTAARLTEMTGDAFGVAYPALTSGLCLLEGGERDAASLLFLDALARAPWNTSLLLRTHDLLTGADLAVAPVAGSVTVLLYSWNKAIELDATLSSLYSSDLGEARLFVLDNGSTDRTAEVLESWRLRFGDRLAVITLPVNVGAPVARNWLLHLPEVERSDFVVYLDDDVVLPEDWLGRLGAAARAYPDAGVWGCRVVDHANPLLVQHADGHLLVEDDPSGGRLDTFTPNPFKLSDLFRQGMDSGLFDYMRPCASVTGCCHMFRTQTLLESGDFALQLSPSQYDDYEHDLRLAEAGKFAVYTGHLRVRHKKRSGVASRTSAAAEGNALANRYKMQTMHERRDVLRAAEAGQKLIDADLRAKMAVVEERLGCAC; via the coding sequence TTTCTGCAGACCGCCCTGGGCGAGAACCCCCTGGACGGGGCCATGGCCCACGAGCTGCTCGGCCTTGAACCTGTGCGGGCAGTTCTGCCCCAGCCGACCCTGGAAACCCTGCGGGCCCTGGCCGACAACTGGCGCAGGCCGGATGATCTTTCCGCCTACGACGCCCTGCGCGCCGGGCGCGATTTTTCCCGGATCCGGGAAGCTATCGACCAAAACCTGGAGCGGGCCCCCGGCAACCTGTTCTGGCGCGAGCAGGCCCTGTTCATGGGCATGGTGGACGGCGACCCGGAATGGACCGCGTCCCGGCTGGACATGGACGGGCCCGAGGGCGCGCAACCCATTTTCAACAACATTCGCGCCCTGTTCGGCAGGCTGCGCCGCGAATGCTACACGGCCGCCCGGCTCACGGAAATGACCGGCGACGCCTTCGGGGTCGCCTACCCGGCGCTCACCTCGGGCCTGTGCCTGCTGGAGGGCGGGGAGCGCGACGCGGCCTCCCTGCTGTTCCTGGACGCATTGGCCCGGGCCCCCTGGAACACCAGCCTGCTGCTGCGCACCCATGACCTGCTCACGGGTGCGGACCTGGCCGTTGCCCCTGTTGCCGGGAGCGTGACCGTGCTGCTCTATTCCTGGAACAAGGCCATCGAGCTCGACGCCACCCTCAGCTCCCTGTATTCCTCGGACCTGGGCGAGGCGCGCCTTTTCGTGCTGGACAACGGCTCCACGGACCGCACCGCCGAGGTGCTCGAATCCTGGCGGCTGCGGTTCGGCGACCGGCTTGCGGTGATCACCCTGCCCGTGAACGTGGGCGCGCCCGTGGCCCGCAACTGGCTGCTGCACCTGCCCGAGGTGGAGCGGAGCGATTTCGTGGTCTACCTGGACGACGACGTGGTCCTGCCCGAGGACTGGCTGGGCAGGCTGGGGGCCGCGGCCCGGGCCTATCCGGACGCGGGCGTCTGGGGCTGCCGGGTGGTGGACCACGCCAACCCCCTGCTGGTGCAGCACGCGGACGGGCACCTGCTGGTGGAGGACGATCCTTCCGGAGGCAGGCTCGACACCTTCACGCCCAACCCCTTCAAGCTTTCGGACCTGTTCCGCCAGGGCATGGATTCCGGTCTGTTCGACTACATGCGGCCCTGCGCCTCGGTCACGGGTTGCTGCCACATGTTCCGCACCCAGACGCTGCTGGAATCCGGCGACTTCGCCCTGCAGCTTTCCCCGTCCCAGTACGACGACTACGAGCACGACCTGCGCCTGGCAGAGGCCGGGAAATTTGCAGTTTACACCGGCCATCTTCGGGTGCGGCACAAAAAGCGCTCCGGCGTGGCCAGCCGCACGTCCGCAGCGGCCGAGGGCAATGCCCTGGCCAACCGGTACAAGATGCAGACCATGCACGAGCGCCGGGATGTCCTGCGGGCGGCAGAAGCCGGGCAGAAGCTGATCGACGCGGATTTGCGGGCCAAGATGGCCGTGGTGGAAGAGAGGCTGGGCTGCGCCTGCTGA